The genome window GGGGGCTGTTGGCGATCCGGCGCGCGATGGCGTCGGCGGCCCGATCGCTCGCGGCGCCTTCGACCTCGACGGCGACCAGGTGATGGGCACCCTCCCCGTCCTCGACGATCTGGCGGGCGAGGCTGCCCATGACCTCGGCGAGCGCCCCGGCGAGGGCCGAGCGCGAGGGGCGGCGCCGGGCCTGGCCGGAGGCCAGGAGGAAGACCGAGTCGTTGGTCGAGGGCTCCCCGTCGACGGTGATCGCGTTGAAGGAGTCCTCCACCGCCTCCCGGCCCAGCTCCCGCAACAGCTGCGGCTCGACCGGGGCGTCGGTGCAGACGAAGGCGAGCATGGTCGCCAGCTCGGGCATGATCATCCCCGAGCCCTTGGCGAAGCCCAGCACCCGCGCGCCGCCCGGCAGCGCGGCCTCGGCCCGCTTGATGCGGGTGTCCGTGGTGAGGATGGCCTCGGCGAAGGCCTTCGCCCCTCCGGCGGCCAGGCCGGCCACCAGGGGATCCCAGGCCGCGTCGAGCACCGCCATGGGAAGGGGCGCACCGATGACGCCGGTCGAGGCGACGAGGACCTCTCCCTCACGGACGCCGAGGCGGCGAGCGACCTCCCGCCCCATGGTCCTCGCGTCGGCCTCACCCCGCTCGCCGGTACAGGCGTTGGCGTTGCCGCTGTTCACGACGATGGCCCGGGCCCGACCCTTCTTCAGGCGCCGACGGCAGAGGAGGACCGGCGCCGCCGCGGCGCGCGAGGTGGTGAAGAAGCCTGCCGCGCTCGTGCCCTCGGCGGCCTCGATCAGGCCGAGGTCCCGCGCGCCACGCCGCTTCAGGCCCGCGGCCAGGCCGGCGAAGCGAAACCCCGGAAGCCCGCGCCCCCGCTGGCCCCGGCTCACGCCGCGTCCTTGAGCATGCAGCACTTCTTGTACTTCTTGCCGCTGCCGCAGGGGCAGGGGTCGTTGCGGCCGACCTTCGGGCCGGTGCGGACGCGCTGCCGGGGCTTCTCGGCCTCGGCCTCGCCGCCATGGCTCTCGACGGTCTTCTGCTTCTGCTGCCGCGCCGCGTACTTCCGCTCGATGGCCGCGGTGTCCTCGGTGGGCGTCGGCTGGATCCGCATCAGGGTCGAGACGGTGCTCGAGCGGATGCGCCAGATCATCGCCGAGAAGAGGGCGTAGCCCTCCTTGGCGTACTCCTTCTTGGGGTCGCGCTGGCCGTAGCCCTGCAAGACGATGCCCTGGCGCAGGTGGTCCATGGTCAGCAGGTGGTCCTTCCACTGCTGGTCGATGGTCTGCAGCCAGATGTACTGCTCGAGCTTGCGCACGCTCTCGAGGGAGGCGGCGCCGCCGGAGGTGAGGATCTTCTCCTTGTCCTCGTAGCCCTTCTCCACGACCTTCCAGATCTGCTCCTGGAGGGTCTCCCGGTTGCGCTCGGCGCCGTCGAAGGAGATCTGGACGTTGAACTGCTCCCGGACGGCGTTGGCCAGCGCGACGAGGTCCCACTCGTCGGGGCGCCCGCGCTCGGGGCAGAAGTCGTCCATGATCGCCATGATGAGGTCTTCGAAGAGATCCAGGATCGACTCCCGGTGCTCCTCCCAGCCGATGTTGACCTCCTTGCGGATCTTCTTGCGGGTCTTCGGCTCCTCGTCGAACTCGATCAGGGGGACCCCGGCCCCGGCGGCGAGCACCCGGCGGCGCAGACCGTAGATGGTCCTGCGCTGCTGGTTCATCACGTCGTCGTACTCGAGGAGGTTCTTCCGGATGTCGAAGTTGTGTCCCTCGACCCGGCGCTGGGCGCCCTCGATGGACTTGGTGAGCCAGCGGTGCTCGATGGGCTCACCCTCCTCCATTCCGAGGCGGTCCATCAGGCCCATCACCCGCTCGCCCCCGAAGATCCGCATCAGATCGTCCTCGAGCGAGAGATAGAAGCGGCTCTCGCCCGGGTCACCCTGCCGGCCGCCGCGGCCGCGCAGCTGGTTGTCGATCCGGCGGGACTCGTGGCGCTCGGTGGCGAGGATGTGGAGGCCACCGGCGGCGAGGACCTCCTCCTTCTCCTTCTTGCACTCGACCTCGTACTTGGCGACGAGCTGCTCGAAGCGCTGGCGCGCCTCCTCGGTCTCGTCGTAGTCGGGCACCTCGTACTTGGCCATCATCTCGGCGTTGCCGCCGAGGATGATGTCGGTGCCGCGGCCGGCCATGTTGGTGGAGATGGTGACCGAGCCCTTCTTGCCGGCCTGCGCGACGATGTAGGCCTCGCGCTCGTGCTGCTTGGCGTTGAGCACGTTGTGCTGGATGCCGCGCTTCTTCATCAGGTTGGAGAAGACCTCGCTCTTGGCGATGCTCGCGGTACCGACCAGCACCGGCTGGCCCTTCTGGCGGCGCTCCTGGATCTCGTCCATGGCCGCGTTGAACTTCTCGCGCTCGGTCTTGTAGATGACGTCCTCGCGGTCCTTCCGGACCAGGGGCCGGTTGGTCGGGACGACGACCACCTCGAGGCCGTAGATCTTCTGGAACTCCTCGCGCTCGGTCTCGGCGGTGCCGGTCATGCCCGAGAGCTTGGTGTACATCCGGAAGTAGTTCTGGAAGGAGATCGTCGCGAGGGTCTGGTTCTCCTTCTGGATCTTCACGCCCTCCTTGGCCTCGATGGCCTGGTGGAGGCCGTCGGACCAGCGGCGGCCGGGCATGAGGCGGCCGGTGTGCTCGTCGACGATGAGCACCTCGCCCTCGCGGATGACGTAGTCGACCTCGTTCTTGTAGAGGGTGTGCGCCCGCAGGGCCTGCTCGACGTGGTGGAGGGTCTCGATCTCGCCGGGGTCGTAGAGGTTGGGGACGGCAAGGAGCTTCTCGAGCTTCTCGATGCCCTCGTCGGTGAGGCTGGCGGTGCGGGACTTCTCGTCGAGGGTGTAGTCGGCGTCGCGCACGAGCCGCGGGATGAAGTTGTTCACCCGCGCGTAGAGATCGGAGGAGTCGGCCGCCGGGCCGCTGATGATCAGCGGGGTCCGCGCCTCGTCGATGAGGATCGAGTCGACCTCGTCGACGATGGCGTAGTTCAGCTCGCGCTGGACGTAGTCCTGCAGGCGGAACTTCATGTTGTCCCGCAGGTAGTCGAAGCCGAACTCGTTGTTCTGGCCGTAGGTGATGTCGGAGCCGTAGGCCTCCTGCCGCTCCTGATCGGTCAGGCCGTGGAGGATCACCCCCACCGTGAGCCCGAGGTGGCCGTAGACCTTGCCCATCCACTCGGCGTCGCGGCGGGCCAGGTAGTCGTTCACGGTGACCACGTGCACGCCGCGCCCCTCGAGGGCGTTGAGCACGCAGGGGAGGGTCGCGACCAGGGTCTTGCCCTCACCGGTCTTCATCTCGGCGATGCGGCCCCGGTGGAGCACCGCGCCACCGAGGATCTGCACGTCGAAGTGCCGCATGCCCAGGATCCGCACGGCGGACTCCCGGGTCAGGGCGAAGACCTCGGGCATCAGCTCATCGAGGGTGCGCCCCTGCTTCTGGACCTGGTCCTTCCACTCGAGGATCTTTCGCGCGAAGTCCTCGCTGCGCAGTTTCTGCATCTCGGGCTCGAGACGCTTCACCTGCTCGACGAGGGGCTGGAGACCCCGGATCTCCCTCTCGTTCTTGGATCCGGCGATCCACTTCTGCAGCCATTCCATGCGCTACTCCAATAAGTCCTGATCCGCTCCCCGCAAGGGGGCGCCGACTCTACTCCCAAAGGGAGCCGGCCGTCAGGTCCCGCTCAGTCCAGGATGAACTTCCGGGGATCCTGAGGGATGCCGTTCACCCGCACCTCGTAGTGCAGATGAGGCCCCGTGGACCGGCCGGTGTTCCCGATGGCGCTGAAGACCTGGCCGCGAGTGAGCGTGTCGCCCACCTTGGCGAAGACCTCGGAGAGGTGCCCGAAGCGGGTGTTCACGCCGAAGCCATGGTCGATGACGACCACGTTGCCGTAGGCCCCGTGGACGCCGGAGAAGACGACGGTGCCGTCAGCGGGCGCCCGGACGCGAGTGCCGTGCTCGGCGGCCACGTCCAGGCCCTTGTGCATGGAGCGATCGCCGGTGAAGGGATCGGCGCGGGTCCCGAAGGCGCTGGTCACCCAGCCCCGGGCCGGCCAGATCGAGGGCATCGCCGCCAGCAGGGTCTTCTGATCCTCGAAGTACTCCTGGAGCTCGGCGAGGCTAGCCTCCTCGCGGCGGGCGTCCGCGGCGAGGTTCTCGAGGCGCGCGTGGAGCAGCTCGATGTCCTCGTCGGTGGCCACCTTGTCCAGGGGGAGGCGGATGCCGCTGTTCTCCGTCTCGACCAGGGGGCCGTCGGTGTCGAGGGGCGCCTTCTCGGAGCCGGAGACCGGGCCGATCGCCAGGTTGCGCTCGGGATCGCTCACCTGGGTGAGCATCCGGAGCTTGGCGTCCATCCGCTCCACCCGCTCGAGGGAGGCGGTGAAGTGAGAGACCTTCTCCTCGACGAGGCGGAGCTCGGAGCGCAGGCCGAGGTTCTCCTCCCGGAGGGCGCGGGCCTCGGCCGCCGTGTCCACCACCGTGTAGTAGTGGTAGCCGGCGCCGGAGAGGACCAGCACGAAGAGGCCGAAGGCGGTGCCCGCAGCCTTCACCCAGGCCTTGGCGATCCGGTAGCGCTTGGGCGTACCCGCGCGATCCGGCACCAGCATGATGGTGAATGTCTTCGCCTTGTTTCCCATCGTCTCGAGGCGCGGGGGTATCACCCCAGGACCGAGGTCGTCAACCGTCGCCCCGCGCGACGGGTTGGAGCCACCACCCTACCCTAAGATTCCTCGACCCTGACAACGATGACGGTGATGTTGTCGTCACCGCCCCGGGCGTTGGCCACGTCGATGAAGGCCTGGGGGAGCGCCGCGATCTTCTCGGCGGGGTGCTCCCGGACCAGCTGGAAGTACTCGGCCTGGTCCAGGTAGTTGGCCAGGCCGTCCGAACAGAGCACGAAGACGTCCCCCGGCTCGGCCCAGAGGCCCATGACGTCCACCAGGACGTCCTCCTCGAAGCCCACCGATCGGGTGATGATGTTCTTGAAGCGGCTGACCTTGGCCTCCTCCTCGGTGAGGACGCCGGCCCGGATCTGCTCCGCCACCAGGGAGTGATCCTCGGAGACCTGCTGGATGAGCTCCCCCCGAACGAGGTAGATCCGCGAGTCGCCCACGTGACCGAAGAAGGCGTCCACGACGCCCTCCCGGCTGCTGGGCTTGAGGACCATGGAGCTGACGGTGGTGCCCATCCCCGCCAGGTGGGGCTCGGCCTTGGCCTTGTGGAAGATGGCGTAGCAGGCCGCCTCGACCGCCTCCCGGAGGGTGTCCGCCAGGCGGGCCTCCTCCATGGAGGCGACCTCGGTCAGGGGGTCGACCCCGTTGCCCCGGGCCTTCTCCACGATCTGGGCGATGGTCTCGACGGCCAGCTTGGAGGCGCACTCGCCTCCCGCGTGGCCTCCCATGCCATCCGCCACGACGAAGAGGTTGAGATCCTGCCGGATGAGGTAGGAGTCCTCGTTGTTCTCCCTCTTCTGCCCGACGTCCGTCTGGCCGACGACTGTGAAGCGCATCGGCCAAAGAGTAGCGGCGGCCCCACCCCAGGTCAATCTAACGACCTGGCGATACTGACGAATTTCAGGCGGCGGCCCGGCCGCCGCGAGCGCGGTCGAGCATCTCCTTGGCGTGGGCGCGCGCTCGCCGCGTCACCTCCAGACCGCCGAGCATCCGGGCCAGCTCCTCGGCCTGCTCCTTCGGGGAGAGGGTGTGCACCTCGACCCGGCCGGGGCGGGCCTTGCCCTCGCCGGCGGCGCGCCCCACCCGCAGGTGGCGATCGCCGTGCGCGGCGACCTGGGGCAGGTGGGTCACGCAGATGACCTGGCGTCTCCGGCCGAGGGCGGAGAGCTCGCCGCCGACCGCGTCGGCGACCGCGCCCCCCACCCCGGAGTCGACCTCGTCGAAGATGAGCGAGGGCGCGGCCACCTCGTCGGCGCGCACGGCCCGCAGCGCCAGGAGCAGGCGAGAGAGCTCGCCCCCGGAGCCCACCCGGGAGAGGGGCAGCCCGGTGCCGTCGCTCCCCTCGGCCAGGGAGAGGCGCACCTCGTCCCCACCCCGGGGGCCGAGCTGCCCGGTGGGCAGGACCTCGATGCGCAGGCGCTGCTTCTCCATCCCCAGGCGATCGAGGGTGGCCCGCGCCTCGCGCTGCAGCTTCCGGGCGGCCTTGCGGCGCAGCTCGCCGAGCTCTCCGGCGACGGTGGCCGCCCGGGAGCGGGCGAGCTCGAGGGCGCGCCGCGCGTCCTCCAGCCGCTCCTCGTGGTGCTCGAAGCCCTCGAGCTCGGCCCGCCAGCCGGCCTCGGCCTCGAGGACCTGATCGAGATCACCCCCGTGCTTGCGGACCAGGCCTCGCAGATCGGCGAGCCTCTCCTCGTGGGCCTCGAGCCGCTCGGGGTCGGCCTCCAGGCCCTCGCGGTAGCCCTGGAGATCGCGGCCGTGCTCCTCGACCAGGGTCAGCGCCTCGGAGATGCCGGGCAGGAGGGCCTGGATCCGCGGATCGTGGCGGGCGACGCCCTCGAGCAGCCCGAGCGCCCGGCCCAGGCTCTCCACCGCCGAGGCCTCGCCGGAGTAGAGCAGCTCCTCGGCCCCCCCCGCGGCCTCGCCCAGGGCCTGGGCGTGGCGCAGGACCTTCCGCTCCGCCTCCAGCCGCTCAAGCTCGCCGGGCTCGGGGGCGAGGCGGGCGACCTCCTTGATCTGGTGGGCGAGGAAGGCCTCGCGCTCGGCGCGGCGGGTCAGCCCCTCCTCCAGCTGGAGGAGCTCGGCGCGCGCCAGCTCCAGGGCCTGGTGGGCCCGGCCCCAGGCCTCCACCTGCGCCGGGAAGCCGGCGATCGCCCCGGCGGCGAAGGCGTCGAGGTAGGCGCCCTGGTGGGCCGGCTCCTTGAGGCGGGTGTGCTCGTGCTGGCCGCAGAGCTCGACGAGGGGCCCCACCACCGCCTGGAGGATGCGGGCCGTGGCCAGCGCGCCCCCGAGGTAGACCTTCCCCTTGCCCTCCCGGGGCACGACCCTCCGGATGAGCAGCTCACCCTCGGCGGGCGGCAGGCCGTGGGCCTCGAGGACGGCGTCGAGGGCCCGGGACTCGGCCTCGCTGCCCGGGACGAAGAGGGCCTCGACGACCGCCTGCTCGGCCCCCTCGCGCACCAGCTCCGAGCGGGCCCGCCCCCCCAGCAGGAGCGACATCGCGCCGACCAGGAGGGACTTGCCCGCGCCGGTCTCGCCGGTGATCACGTTCAGGCCCGGGCCGAGCTCGAGCTCGACCTCGTCGATGATGGCGAAGGAGGAGACGCGGAGGGTGTGCAGCATGGCGGACCTCGGGGATGAGGAGCCGGGAGACGCCGGCGCGAGAGACTGAACGGATTTCACCTGAACATCCGTACCGCACCGTATAGCAGAGGGGTCCGACACTCGCCAGCGGGATCCGCCACCCGCCCCGGGAAGGGGGGCTCCGGGCTCCGATTTCGGCACCTTCCCGATTTTGCGTGGCCGGTGGCCGGGCCCGCCGGTCCATCGAGTGGGAGCACGCCGGCGATCGGGGTCACCACCCCACGTCGGCTCGAATGACATCAGGTCCGCTGCGGCGGACGGGCGCCCCCGTGCGCGAGGGGCAATGGAGGAAGATCGATGTTCAGAAACACTCACCTGCGAACCCTGACCCTGGCCCTCGCCGGCCTCTTCTCCGCCATGCTGCTGACGGGGTGCCAGGACCCCTACGTGAAGCGGATGCAGATCCGGGCCTTCCCCACCGAGCTGACGGCCGACGAGGCCTCGGTGACGGTGTGGATCGACGCGGTCGCCCAGACCAACAAGAAGTCCACCGAGGGCCTGGTCGTCGAGCTTGCCCTCGAGGGCTACGGCCTCGAGATCGCGCCCCTGAGCGTCACCCTCGACGGCGCCGGCCAGGGTGAGGCGACCTTCGACGGGCTCACCCTCGTGGGCGCCGGTCAGATCGTCGCCACCGCGCGGGAAGCCGGCGAGAGCGGCGCCCAGGCCATGGCCCGGGAGTTCTTCTCGATCCGCCCGGGGGCGCCGGCCTCCTTCACCTTCGAGATCGATCCTGCCGCCGCGCCCTTCGCGGCCGGCGACGTGATCCCCTTCGCCTACGAGGTCCTCGACGCCCACGGCAACGTCTCCGACGCCCCGGTCATCGTGACCATCGGCGCCCCCAACGTCGCCATCTCCAACGACGGCCAGGGCTCGGGTGAGATCCTCGGCATCACCCGCTCGGGCACCTACCTCGTCAACGCCCGGGTCGCCGGCTCCGCCCTCGAGGACAGCGAGACGGTCGTCGTCGATCCCAACCCGGGCGAGGGCTTCAACCTCGTGCTCTCGGCGAACCTCGTCCAGCAGGACAGCCGGGCGATGGCCTTCGTCTACGACGCCTTCGGCAACGCCATCCCCCTCTCGGGCGTCGAGGTCGCCGTGGACGGCGCCATCGTCACCCCCGGGGGCACCACCGGACGGGAGATCGTCTTCCCCGATCCCGGGACCTTCACCGTCACCGCCACCCTGCTGGCCGACCCCACCCTCGCCGACAGCGAGCTGATCACCGTCCAGCCCATCGCCGATCTCCTCCCGCCCTCGGTCACCCTCAGGGTCGTCTGGCCCAGCGCCTCCACCATCGTGGACCAGCGCGGCCACATCGAGGTCGCGGTCACCGTCGAGGATCAGAAGAGCCTGGCGGAGGGGCGGGTGATGGCCCAGTTCGGCGCCGACATCGGCTGCACCGCGACCTCGCCCCTGCTGGTCCTCGCCGGCCAGGGCACCCCGACCGCCGGCGGCAGCCTGCAGACCACCCTCAACACCTCGGTGCGGGCGCCCGGCTGCGCCTTCCCCTCGGACGTCGTCACCCTCGTGGCCAAGGCCTCCGACCAGGCGGGCAACACCGGCTTCTCGGCGACCGACACCTCGCTGACGATCTACGCCCCGCCGAACTTCGACCCCGCGGCGCCCGGCTACGAGGCGATGGTCTGGGCCTACGGCGATCGGATCGAGAACGGCAACCTCGGCAACGACACCCTCGACGTGGCCATCGACACCCTCGAGGGCGCCGCCTACCTGACCCAGTCCGGCAACGACCAGATCCTGGTGGCCTACCCGGACCGCACCCAGGTGCGCCTCGAGGACAACCAGCGCAACCGCTACGCCTTCGACGGGCAGCCCGAGGGCGTCGCGCTCTCCGCCGCAGGCTACCTCTACGTGAGCGACCCCACCGGGAATCGCTCCATCTGGCGCATCGATCCGGATCGTGATCCGAACAACCCGCGCCTCCTGAACAACCTCTTCGGTCCCGGCCGCCTGAACCTCGAGAGCGCCGGCCCGCGCGAGCTGCTCTGCTTCACCCGGGAGACCACCCAGGACGACGGGGCCTGCTACGCCATCGACGCGAACGGCGACCTCACCCGCGACTTCGGCGTGCAGAACGGCGCCGGGAGCTTCGCCCAGGCCATGGACGTCTGGCACGGCACCGACGCCGTCTCGGTGGTCTGGATGATCACCCGCGGCTGCGATCTCTACCGCTGGGATCTGGACTACGGGGCGCTGCCGCCCACCAATGAGACCCTGGTGGTCAGCGGCGTCGGCGGCGGCAACCGCTGCGAGGACCTGGTCGCCCTGCCCACCGGCGCGGTGGCCGTCGCCGTGGGCGATCAGGGCACGGTCGTGCGGGTGAACGACGCCGGCACCGAGACCGTCATGGCCGAGAACCTCCCGGACGTCACGGGCGTGGACTTCGGGGGTGGCTCCCTCTGGGTCCTCGACCCGACGAACCGGGCGCTCTACCGGATCGACGCCACCACTGGTTCCTTCTAGCCGCTGAAGTCAGTGGGGGCCTGGGGGCCCGGGGGCGAGAGTCGCTCCCGGGCCTCCTCCTGCGTCTAGCTCTCTAGGCCCCAGCCGAGCTTCGCCCGGAGGATGTCGAAGAAGTCGAGCTCCGGGTTGCGCACGAGGTAGGCGAAGGAGGTGGACTCCTTGATGTGCACCTCGTCGCCCTCCTCCATGGGGAGGCCGGACTGACCGTCGAGGGTGAGGTACATGTCGCCGTTGGCCTCGCTCAGGGTCACGACGAGATCGGCCTCGTGCTTCAACACCAGCGGCCGCTGGGAGAGGGTGTGGGGGCAGATCGGCGAGACGAGGATCGCCCGCAGGGTCGGGTAGACGATCGGCCCCCCGGCCGAGAGGTTGTAGGCCGTCGAGCCGGTGGGGGTGGAGATGATCAGGCCGTCGACGCGGTACTCGGTGACCGCGTGCCCGTTCACCGCCAGCCGCAGGCGCCCGATGCGGGCCAGGGCGCTCTTGGCGACCACGGCGTCGTTGAGCACCAGCCCCTCCAGGATGGTCTCGCCGCCCCGGACCAGGGCGACCTGCAGGATCATCCGCGCCTCGACCGGCGCCTCGCCCTTCAGCGCCTGCTCGAGGAGCTCGAAGATCTCGAGGTCGGTGCCGATCTCGGTGAGGAAGCCGAGGTTCCCCACGTTGATCCCGAAGAGGGGCACCCGGGCGCC of Deltaproteobacteria bacterium contains these proteins:
- the argJ gene encoding bifunctional glutamate N-acetyltransferase/amino-acid acetyltransferase ArgJ, giving the protein MSRGQRGRGLPGFRFAGLAAGLKRRGARDLGLIEAAEGTSAAGFFTTSRAAAAPVLLCRRRLKKGRARAIVVNSGNANACTGERGEADARTMGREVARRLGVREGEVLVASTGVIGAPLPMAVLDAAWDPLVAGLAAGGAKAFAEAILTTDTRIKRAEAALPGGARVLGFAKGSGMIMPELATMLAFVCTDAPVEPQLLRELGREAVEDSFNAITVDGEPSTNDSVFLLASGQARRRPSRSALAGALAEVMGSLARQIVEDGEGAHHLVAVEVEGAASDRAADAIARRIANSPLVKTALHGQDPNWGRIVSAAATAGVRVDPARFDLLVGETAILRAGEWQGKAAEKRASRTMRKKRYGIRLVVGEGPGRRTLWTCDFSADYVRINADYRS
- the secA gene encoding preprotein translocase subunit SecA, whose amino-acid sequence is MEWLQKWIAGSKNEREIRGLQPLVEQVKRLEPEMQKLRSEDFARKILEWKDQVQKQGRTLDELMPEVFALTRESAVRILGMRHFDVQILGGAVLHRGRIAEMKTGEGKTLVATLPCVLNALEGRGVHVVTVNDYLARRDAEWMGKVYGHLGLTVGVILHGLTDQERQEAYGSDITYGQNNEFGFDYLRDNMKFRLQDYVQRELNYAIVDEVDSILIDEARTPLIISGPAADSSDLYARVNNFIPRLVRDADYTLDEKSRTASLTDEGIEKLEKLLAVPNLYDPGEIETLHHVEQALRAHTLYKNEVDYVIREGEVLIVDEHTGRLMPGRRWSDGLHQAIEAKEGVKIQKENQTLATISFQNYFRMYTKLSGMTGTAETEREEFQKIYGLEVVVVPTNRPLVRKDREDVIYKTEREKFNAAMDEIQERRQKGQPVLVGTASIAKSEVFSNLMKKRGIQHNVLNAKQHEREAYIVAQAGKKGSVTISTNMAGRGTDIILGGNAEMMAKYEVPDYDETEEARQRFEQLVAKYEVECKKEKEEVLAAGGLHILATERHESRRIDNQLRGRGGRQGDPGESRFYLSLEDDLMRIFGGERVMGLMDRLGMEEGEPIEHRWLTKSIEGAQRRVEGHNFDIRKNLLEYDDVMNQQRRTIYGLRRRVLAAGAGVPLIEFDEEPKTRKKIRKEVNIGWEEHRESILDLFEDLIMAIMDDFCPERGRPDEWDLVALANAVREQFNVQISFDGAERNRETLQEQIWKVVEKGYEDKEKILTSGGAASLESVRKLEQYIWLQTIDQQWKDHLLTMDHLRQGIVLQGYGQRDPKKEYAKEGYALFSAMIWRIRSSTVSTLMRIQPTPTEDTAAIERKYAARQQKQKTVESHGGEAEAEKPRQRVRTGPKVGRNDPCPCGSGKKYKKCCMLKDAA
- a CDS encoding M23 family metallopeptidase; protein product: MGNKAKTFTIMLVPDRAGTPKRYRIAKAWVKAAGTAFGLFVLVLSGAGYHYYTVVDTAAEARALREENLGLRSELRLVEEKVSHFTASLERVERMDAKLRMLTQVSDPERNLAIGPVSGSEKAPLDTDGPLVETENSGIRLPLDKVATDEDIELLHARLENLAADARREEASLAELQEYFEDQKTLLAAMPSIWPARGWVTSAFGTRADPFTGDRSMHKGLDVAAEHGTRVRAPADGTVVFSGVHGAYGNVVVIDHGFGVNTRFGHLSEVFAKVGDTLTRGQVFSAIGNTGRSTGPHLHYEVRVNGIPQDPRKFILD
- a CDS encoding protein phosphatase 2C domain-containing protein, translating into MRFTVVGQTDVGQKRENNEDSYLIRQDLNLFVVADGMGGHAGGECASKLAVETIAQIVEKARGNGVDPLTEVASMEEARLADTLREAVEAACYAIFHKAKAEPHLAGMGTTVSSMVLKPSSREGVVDAFFGHVGDSRIYLVRGELIQQVSEDHSLVAEQIRAGVLTEEEAKVSRFKNIITRSVGFEEDVLVDVMGLWAEPGDVFVLCSDGLANYLDQAEYFQLVREHPAEKIAALPQAFIDVANARGGDDNITVIVVRVEES
- the recN gene encoding DNA repair protein RecN, which codes for MLHTLRVSSFAIIDEVELELGPGLNVITGETGAGKSLLVGAMSLLLGGRARSELVREGAEQAVVEALFVPGSEAESRALDAVLEAHGLPPAEGELLIRRVVPREGKGKVYLGGALATARILQAVVGPLVELCGQHEHTRLKEPAHQGAYLDAFAAGAIAGFPAQVEAWGRAHQALELARAELLQLEEGLTRRAEREAFLAHQIKEVARLAPEPGELERLEAERKVLRHAQALGEAAGGAEELLYSGEASAVESLGRALGLLEGVARHDPRIQALLPGISEALTLVEEHGRDLQGYREGLEADPERLEAHEERLADLRGLVRKHGGDLDQVLEAEAGWRAELEGFEHHEERLEDARRALELARSRAATVAGELGELRRKAARKLQREARATLDRLGMEKQRLRIEVLPTGQLGPRGGDEVRLSLAEGSDGTGLPLSRVGSGGELSRLLLALRAVRADEVAAPSLIFDEVDSGVGGAVADAVGGELSALGRRRQVICVTHLPQVAAHGDRHLRVGRAAGEGKARPGRVEVHTLSPKEQAEELARMLGGLEVTRRARAHAKEMLDRARGGRAAA
- a CDS encoding NAD(+)/NADH kinase; its protein translation is MMRRVGIVVKPREDAVELACELEGWLTDRGIEVVFDSTTAATLGREDGGDEALPGTELVLVLGGDGTMIHAAKQLQGARVPLFGINVGNLGFLTEIGTDLEIFELLEQALKGEAPVEARMILQVALVRGGETILEGLVLNDAVVAKSALARIGRLRLAVNGHAVTEYRVDGLIISTPTGSTAYNLSAGGPIVYPTLRAILVSPICPHTLSQRPLVLKHEADLVVTLSEANGDMYLTLDGQSGLPMEEGDEVHIKESTSFAYLVRNPELDFFDILRAKLGWGLES